The following are encoded together in the Ranitomeya imitator isolate aRanImi1 chromosome 4, aRanImi1.pri, whole genome shotgun sequence genome:
- the LOC138676559 gene encoding tropomodulin-3-like, whose amino-acid sequence MTMAFRKDLDKYRDMDDDELLGNLSEADLKQLENVLEEMDPENALLPAGFRQKDQTIKKDTGAFDREHLLEFLEKDALTQKDREDYIPFTGEKKGKAFVPKQMPKDFRAEEKMTLDPELEEALSSATDVELSDLAAILGMPGIYPNSTSNGFDSQGFPNVVKAEPIRPVLDEPPNPTNVEESLKRIKSNDPRLVEVNLNNIKNIPIPTLKEFARALEANTHVKAYSIAATRSNDPVAVAFADMLKVNRTLKSLNIESNFVTGAGVLALVEALKENETLQEIKIDNQRQQLGTAVEMEIARLLEENVSILKFGYHFTQQGPRTRAAAAITKNNDLVRKKRVEGDHE is encoded by the exons ATGACTATGGCCTTTCGGAAAGATTTGGACAAGTACAGGGACATGGATGATGATGAACTGCTTGGAAACCTCTCGGAAGCTGATCTCAAACAACTGGAAAATGTCCTGGAGGAGATGGACCCAGAG AACGCACTGCTGCCCGCGGGATTTCGCCAGAAGGACCAAACGATAAAGAAAGACACCGGTGCTTTTGACAGAGAGCATTTGTTGGAGTTCTTGGAAAAAGATGCTCTTACCCAAAAAGACAGGGAGGACTATATACCATTTACCGGAGAGAAAAAAG ggAAAGCTTTCGTCCCCAAGCAAATGCCCAAAGATTTCCGTGCAGAGGAGAAGATGACTCTTGATCCGGAATTGGAGGAGGCTTTGAGCAGTGCCACCGATGTGGAGCTGAGCGACCTCGCTG cCATTTTGGGAATGCCTGGCATTTATCCAAACAGCACCAGTAATGGGTTTGATAGCCAAGGGTTTCCCA ATGTAGTGAAAGCAGAGCCAATCAGACCAGTGTTGGATGAGCCACCAAACCCAACCAATGTGGAGGAGAGCCTGAAGAGAATAAAGAGCAATGATCCCCGCTTGGTTGAAGTGAACCTCAATAATATAAAG AATATCCCAATTCCCACCTTGAAAGAATTTGCGAGGGCTCTGGAGGCAAATACCCATGTGAAAGCATACAGCATTGCAGCAACCAGAAGCAATGATCCAGTCGCAGTA GCATTTGCTGACATGCTGAAAGTAAACCGAACTCTAAAGAGTTTAAATATCGAGTCAAATTTTGTCACCGGTGCTGGCGTTTTGGCTTTGGTTGAAGCACTTAAAGAAAATGAAACTTTGCAAGAAATCAAAATTGACAACcag AGGCAGCAACTGGGAACTGCTGTGGAGATGGAGATCGCCCGACTGCTGGAGGAAAACGTCTCAATTCTCAAATTTGGGTATCACTTCACGCAGCAAGGGCCAAGGACAAGGGCGGCTGCTGCTATAACTAAAAATAACGATCTCG